A window of Aeromicrobium sp. Root236 contains these coding sequences:
- a CDS encoding Pls/PosA family non-ribosomal peptide synthetase, whose product MSTSDLSPLVSEAPSPLLRATQAPPVRTLVDILRQTALAHPDASALDNGSNVLTYEEFCESADAFASALRERGVGRGDRVGVRVDSGTIDLYVAIMGILVAGAAYVPVDVDDPDSRARTVFAEADVAAVVGNELVITSRRGGSAVSIDEEPLPADDAWVIFTSGSTGTPKGVAVSHRSAAAFVDAEAALFMQDAPLGPGDRVMAGLSVAFDASCEEMWLAWRHGACLVPAPRSLVKSGSDLGPWMVANGITVVSTVPTLVALWPPGVLDDVRLLIVGGEACPPEIGERLAAPGRELWNTYGPTEATVVACAAPLEAGVPVRIGLPLAGWDLAVVDADGRHVQQGQTGELIIGGVGLARYLDPAKDAEKYAAMATLGWDRAYRSGDLVSYDGEGLVFVGRADEQIKIGGRRIELGEIDSALLGLPGVAAAAAAIRTTEAGNRILVGYVATDAAFDLTAALTVLRGQMPEALVPRLARLDTMPTRTSGKIDRDSLPWPLPGIDASAEATHLEGTAAWLKTIWLDLLGAVVTSPADDFFVLGGGSLSAAQLVGRLREKFPDVTVADVYENPSVAALASMLDAMSGEPTRQNSPVRPVRTATQAAQIVLTIPLRTLSGLRWLTWLAAGNHLVASMVSWSWLPQISWGWIALGWLLLISAPGRMVLAALGARMLLRGVTPGAHPRGGGVHLRLWLAEHLADELRAGSLSGAALLTTYARMLGARIGSDVDLHSLPPITGLIEIGNGASIEPEVDLSGHWLDGDTLHIGTVTVGSDARIGVRSLLGPGSRIGARAEIGPGSAVFGVVPDGEYWSGAPARRKGPARGPFTSTRAPRRRRWTLAYALVAGGIALLPVLAVCIGALAVVPLVRSADSLGEALTRLAIAAPLGVLAGFVALALLVLAAVRLQSIGLTSGTYPVHSVPGWQAWSVVRLMDEARTWLFPLYSSTLTPWWLRLLGAKIGKGVEASTVLMLPALTSVNDGAFLADDTMLGMYELGGGWLRIEQVKIGRRAFVGNSGMTAPGRKVPKGGLVAVLSAAPRRSEAKAGTSWLGSPPQKLRRSSGKADDSRTHAPPRRVRTFRALVELARAVPLVLNGLLGLVVVVGLERLAAGSWPVAAALSGLVLIAAGAIAALAAAGAKWALVGKVRPAEHPLWSSFVWRNELADTFVEVLGAPWLARTASGTPVLNLWLRSLGARVGRGVWCETYWLPEADLITLGAGSTVNRGCVVQTHLFHDRILSMDTVSLEPGSTLGPHSVILPAATIGAHASIGPVSLVMRGESVPKKTRWIGNPIGPWAEDDIAAPR is encoded by the coding sequence GTGTCGACATCAGATCTGAGCCCGCTGGTGTCCGAGGCCCCTTCACCGCTCCTCCGAGCGACGCAGGCGCCGCCGGTACGCACGCTGGTCGACATCCTGCGGCAGACCGCGCTGGCGCACCCGGACGCCTCGGCGCTGGACAACGGGTCGAACGTCCTGACGTACGAGGAGTTCTGCGAATCAGCTGACGCGTTCGCCTCCGCCCTGCGCGAGCGTGGGGTGGGACGCGGTGACCGGGTGGGCGTCCGGGTCGACTCCGGGACCATCGACCTCTACGTCGCGATCATGGGGATCCTCGTCGCCGGCGCCGCGTACGTGCCGGTCGACGTCGACGACCCGGATTCCCGGGCCCGCACGGTGTTCGCCGAGGCCGATGTCGCGGCCGTCGTCGGCAACGAGCTGGTGATCACCTCGCGCCGCGGTGGCAGCGCCGTCTCGATCGACGAGGAGCCCCTGCCGGCCGATGACGCGTGGGTCATCTTCACCTCAGGGTCGACGGGTACGCCCAAGGGCGTCGCGGTCTCGCATCGATCCGCCGCGGCATTCGTCGACGCCGAGGCAGCGCTGTTCATGCAGGACGCGCCTTTGGGCCCGGGTGACCGGGTGATGGCGGGGCTCTCGGTGGCGTTCGACGCGTCGTGCGAGGAGATGTGGCTTGCCTGGCGACACGGCGCCTGCCTCGTCCCCGCGCCGCGTTCCCTCGTCAAGAGCGGCAGCGACCTCGGGCCCTGGATGGTGGCCAACGGCATCACGGTGGTCTCGACCGTCCCGACTCTTGTCGCCTTGTGGCCACCCGGCGTGCTCGACGACGTACGCCTCCTGATCGTCGGTGGCGAGGCGTGCCCGCCCGAGATCGGCGAGCGCCTGGCCGCACCGGGCCGCGAGCTGTGGAACACGTACGGGCCGACCGAGGCGACCGTGGTGGCGTGCGCTGCGCCGCTCGAGGCGGGCGTTCCGGTACGCATCGGGCTGCCGCTTGCCGGCTGGGACCTCGCCGTCGTCGACGCCGACGGGCGGCACGTACAGCAGGGCCAGACCGGTGAGCTGATCATCGGTGGTGTCGGGCTCGCGCGTTACCTCGACCCGGCCAAGGACGCCGAGAAGTACGCCGCCATGGCGACACTGGGCTGGGATCGCGCCTATCGCAGCGGCGACCTGGTGTCGTACGACGGGGAGGGCCTGGTGTTCGTCGGTCGAGCCGACGAACAGATCAAGATCGGCGGCCGGCGCATCGAGCTCGGCGAGATCGACAGCGCGTTGCTGGGACTGCCCGGGGTGGCGGCCGCAGCTGCCGCGATCCGGACGACCGAGGCCGGCAACCGCATCCTCGTCGGCTACGTGGCGACCGATGCTGCCTTCGACCTGACCGCGGCCCTGACCGTGCTGCGGGGACAGATGCCGGAGGCGCTCGTGCCCCGGCTCGCCAGGCTCGACACCATGCCCACCCGCACCTCAGGCAAGATCGACCGGGACTCGCTCCCGTGGCCGTTGCCGGGCATTGACGCGTCGGCCGAGGCGACCCACCTCGAAGGGACCGCTGCCTGGCTCAAGACCATCTGGCTCGACCTGCTCGGCGCCGTGGTGACGAGCCCAGCCGACGACTTCTTCGTCCTCGGCGGTGGCAGCCTGAGCGCCGCGCAGCTCGTGGGCCGGCTGCGGGAGAAGTTCCCCGACGTCACCGTTGCCGACGTCTACGAGAACCCGTCGGTCGCGGCTCTCGCCTCGATGCTCGACGCCATGTCGGGCGAACCCACCCGGCAGAACTCTCCGGTCCGGCCCGTGCGGACCGCGACCCAGGCGGCGCAGATCGTCCTGACCATCCCCTTGCGTACGTTGAGTGGTCTGCGGTGGCTGACGTGGCTGGCGGCCGGCAACCATCTCGTCGCGTCGATGGTCAGCTGGTCCTGGCTGCCGCAGATCTCCTGGGGCTGGATCGCTCTCGGCTGGCTGCTCCTGATCTCGGCACCGGGGCGGATGGTCCTCGCTGCGCTGGGCGCCCGCATGCTCCTGCGCGGTGTCACGCCGGGTGCTCATCCGCGCGGTGGCGGGGTGCACCTGCGCCTGTGGCTCGCCGAGCACCTCGCGGACGAGCTGCGCGCCGGGTCGCTCTCCGGCGCGGCGTTGCTGACGACGTACGCGAGAATGCTCGGCGCCAGGATCGGGTCCGACGTCGACCTGCACTCGCTGCCACCCATCACCGGGTTGATCGAGATCGGCAACGGCGCGTCGATCGAGCCGGAGGTCGATCTCAGCGGGCACTGGCTGGACGGCGACACGCTCCACATCGGCACCGTCACCGTCGGGTCGGACGCGCGGATCGGGGTGCGCAGCCTGCTCGGTCCCGGCTCCCGGATCGGGGCCCGAGCCGAGATCGGACCGGGCTCGGCGGTCTTCGGCGTGGTTCCGGACGGCGAGTACTGGTCCGGCGCTCCAGCCCGACGCAAAGGTCCCGCACGCGGGCCCTTCACCAGCACGCGAGCGCCACGACGGCGCCGTTGGACCCTCGCGTACGCCTTGGTGGCCGGCGGCATTGCGCTGCTGCCAGTGCTCGCCGTGTGCATCGGCGCGCTTGCTGTCGTTCCCCTCGTCCGGTCGGCCGACAGCCTTGGCGAGGCACTGACCCGGCTCGCGATAGCGGCGCCGCTCGGTGTGCTGGCCGGGTTCGTCGCGCTCGCCCTGCTGGTGCTGGCGGCGGTGAGGCTGCAGTCGATCGGCCTGACCAGCGGCACCTACCCCGTGCACAGCGTCCCGGGATGGCAGGCCTGGTCGGTCGTGCGATTGATGGACGAGGCGCGCACGTGGCTCTTCCCGCTCTACTCCAGCACGCTCACGCCCTGGTGGCTGCGGCTGCTCGGCGCCAAGATCGGCAAGGGGGTCGAGGCCTCCACCGTGCTGATGCTGCCGGCCCTGACCTCGGTCAACGACGGCGCCTTCCTCGCCGACGACACGATGCTCGGCATGTACGAGCTCGGTGGCGGTTGGCTGCGGATCGAGCAGGTCAAGATCGGCCGTCGAGCGTTCGTCGGCAACTCCGGCATGACGGCGCCGGGTCGCAAGGTCCCCAAGGGCGGGCTGGTCGCGGTGCTCTCGGCCGCGCCGCGTCGGTCCGAGGCCAAGGCCGGCACGTCCTGGCTGGGCAGCCCGCCGCAGAAGCTCCGTCGATCCTCTGGCAAGGCCGACGACAGCAGGACGCATGCACCGCCTCGGCGCGTACGGACGTTCCGGGCTCTGGTCGAGCTGGCCCGCGCCGTCCCGCTGGTCCTGAACGGACTGCTCGGGCTGGTCGTCGTGGTCGGGCTGGAGCGGCTCGCTGCCGGGAGCTGGCCGGTGGCGGCAGCCCTGTCGGGCCTCGTGCTCATCGCCGCAGGGGCCATTGCGGCTCTCGCGGCCGCCGGGGCGAAGTGGGCCCTGGTCGGCAAGGTCCGCCCCGCCGAGCACCCGTTGTGGAGCAGCTTCGTGTGGCGCAACGAGCTCGCCGACACCTTCGTCGAGGTGCTGGGCGCGCCCTGGCTGGCGCGAACCGCGTCGGGCACGCCGGTGCTCAACCTCTGGTTGCGGTCGCTGGGCGCGCGTGTCGGGCGCGGCGTGTGGTGCGAGACGTACTGGCTGCCCGAGGCAGACCTCATCACGCTCGGGGCGGGAAGCACGGTGAACCGGGGCTGCGTGGTGCAGACGCACCTCTTCCATGATCGGATACTCAGCATGGACACCGTCTCGCTCGAGCCAGGATCGACGCTCGGACCCCACAGCGTCATCCTCCCGGCCGCGACCATCGGTGCGCACGCCTCGATCGGTCCGGTGTCACTCGTCATGCGCGGGGAGTCGGTGCCGAAGAAGACCCGCTGGATCGGCAACCCGATCGGGCCGTGGGCCGAAGACGACATCGCGGCTCCGCGGTGA
- a CDS encoding FadR/GntR family transcriptional regulator: MALTDDAISKIKDMILDGRLKPGDRLPREADLAEQLGISRGSLREAVSALSMIRILDVRRGDGTYVTSLEPELLLETLTFVIDFHQDSDILDLFEVRRALEPLAAEKAALLMPPDEAADLLALVDSVGVEDSVEAWVVNDLEFHHRIALAAGNSVLCLLADSVAARTHQARVWRGVTQQDSFEQTRREHRAIALAIAEGRPSVAAAHALAHVAGIEDWLRRSLGGADDPDT; the protein is encoded by the coding sequence ATGGCACTGACCGACGACGCGATCTCGAAGATCAAGGACATGATCCTCGACGGTCGCCTCAAGCCCGGTGATCGCCTGCCCCGCGAGGCCGACCTGGCCGAGCAGCTCGGCATCTCCCGGGGCTCGCTGCGCGAGGCGGTCAGTGCGCTCTCGATGATCCGCATCCTCGACGTACGCCGGGGCGACGGCACGTACGTGACGAGTCTCGAGCCCGAGCTGTTGCTCGAGACCTTGACGTTCGTCATCGACTTCCACCAGGACTCGGACATCCTCGACCTGTTCGAGGTGCGCCGCGCGCTGGAGCCGCTGGCCGCCGAGAAGGCGGCGCTGCTGATGCCTCCCGACGAGGCCGCCGACCTGCTGGCGCTGGTGGACTCGGTCGGTGTCGAGGACTCGGTCGAGGCCTGGGTCGTGAACGACCTGGAGTTCCATCACCGCATCGCGCTCGCCGCCGGCAACTCGGTGCTGTGCCTGCTCGCCGACAGCGTCGCCGCCCGGACCCATCAGGCGCGGGTGTGGCGCGGCGTGACCCAGCAGGACTCGTTCGAGCAGACGCGCCGAGAGCATCGTGCGATCGCGCTGGCCATCGCCGAGGGTCGGCCGAGCGTTGCCGCGGCGCATGCCCTGGCGCACGTCGCGGGGATCGAGGACTGGCTGCGACGCAGCCTCGGTGGCGCCGACGACCCCGACACATGA
- a CDS encoding SDR family NAD(P)-dependent oxidoreductase encodes MSAELEGLVAIVTGGASGIGAAIASELHDRGASVAILDLNPGAAPEGTLAVEANVASDDSVRAAIETVVRTLGRIDIVVNNAGISAKGTVEDNTDADWQRVFDVNLFGVVRTTRAALPHLRQSPSPAIVNVSSIAATAGLPERALYSATKGAVHALTLAMAADHVREGIRVNSVNPGTVETDFVTGLLEKADDPVAERAAMTARQPHGRLVSPHEVAHAVAYLASPLATSTTGTTLAVDGGMAGLRTRPAS; translated from the coding sequence ATGAGCGCGGAGCTCGAGGGCCTCGTCGCGATCGTCACCGGTGGTGCCAGCGGCATCGGGGCAGCGATCGCCTCGGAGCTCCACGACCGCGGCGCCTCGGTCGCGATCCTCGACCTCAATCCCGGCGCCGCCCCCGAGGGCACGCTCGCCGTCGAGGCGAACGTCGCCTCCGACGACAGCGTCCGTGCGGCGATCGAGACGGTCGTGCGCACGCTCGGACGTATCGACATCGTCGTCAACAACGCCGGCATCAGCGCGAAGGGCACGGTCGAGGACAACACCGACGCCGACTGGCAGCGGGTGTTCGACGTCAACCTCTTCGGCGTCGTCCGGACGACCCGTGCCGCCCTGCCCCACCTGCGGCAGTCGCCGAGCCCGGCGATCGTCAACGTCTCGTCGATCGCCGCAACCGCCGGACTGCCCGAGCGGGCGCTCTACTCGGCCACCAAGGGTGCCGTCCACGCGCTCACCCTGGCGATGGCCGCGGACCACGTCCGCGAGGGCATCCGGGTCAACAGCGTCAATCCCGGAACGGTCGAGACCGACTTCGTCACCGGCCTGCTGGAGAAGGCGGACGATCCGGTCGCCGAGCGCGCGGCGATGACGGCCCGTCAGCCGCACGGCCGGCTCGTCAGCCCCCATGAGGTCGCGCACGCGGTGGCGTACCTGGCCAGTCCGCTGGCCACGTCGACCACCGGAACGACGCTCGCGGTCGACGGCGGCATGGCAGGCTTGCGAACCCGGCCCGCCAGCTGA
- a CDS encoding fumarylacetoacetate hydrolase family protein has protein sequence MKFARLGPLGSETPVVQVEDRILDISSITDEIDETFWASDGVARVRAAVAADTLPVVPDAETLRVGAPIAKPGTIVCIGMNYAAHAAESGSEPPSVPVLFFKAANTIAGPNDTVTIPRGSTKTDWEVELGIVIGRRASYLDSVEQSLDHVAGFVLANDLSERAFQLEESGGQWSKGKIAPGFSPLGPWVVTPDEVDHANLRLRSWVNGEPRQDSSTADLIFDVAHIIHHLSQYMVLDPGDVVLTGTPEGVALSGRFPYLQPGDVVELEIDGLGRQRQDVVAHEAAR, from the coding sequence ATGAAGTTTGCCCGGCTCGGCCCCTTGGGCAGCGAGACCCCTGTCGTCCAGGTCGAGGACCGCATCCTCGACATCTCGTCGATCACCGACGAGATCGACGAGACGTTCTGGGCCTCGGACGGCGTCGCCCGGGTGCGTGCTGCCGTGGCTGCGGACACGCTGCCCGTCGTCCCCGATGCCGAGACGCTCCGCGTGGGTGCACCCATCGCCAAGCCCGGCACGATCGTCTGCATCGGCATGAACTACGCCGCCCATGCCGCCGAGTCCGGCTCGGAGCCGCCGAGCGTGCCGGTGCTGTTCTTCAAGGCCGCCAACACGATCGCAGGGCCGAACGACACCGTGACGATCCCGCGCGGCAGCACCAAGACCGACTGGGAGGTCGAGCTGGGCATCGTGATCGGCCGACGGGCGTCCTATCTCGACTCGGTCGAGCAGAGCCTCGACCACGTGGCGGGATTCGTGCTGGCCAACGACCTGTCGGAGCGGGCGTTCCAGCTCGAGGAGTCCGGCGGGCAGTGGAGCAAGGGCAAGATCGCGCCCGGCTTCAGCCCGCTCGGCCCGTGGGTGGTCACCCCGGACGAGGTCGACCACGCCAACCTGCGGCTCCGCAGCTGGGTCAACGGGGAGCCCCGCCAGGACTCGTCGACGGCGGACCTGATCTTCGACGTCGCCCACATCATCCATCACCTGAGCCAGTACATGGTGCTCGATCCCGGTGACGTCGTGCTGACCGGTACGCCCGAGGGTGTCGCGCTGTCGGGCCGGTTCCCCTACCTGCAGCCGGGAGACGTGGTCGAGCTCGAGATCGACGGCCTCGGCCGGCAGCGCCAGGACGTCGTCGCGCACGAGGCGGCACGATGA
- a CDS encoding amidohydrolase — MVTYLDTHLHCWDRRLFSYDWLDGTPFPEQFTPADLAGQSPGSLGAVFVEADRTADQAPAEAQWAAQLHAGGPAIAAVVAFLPIERGDAVVADLDVLGQVDKVTGVRRLLQDEPAEFFDDPAVAAGLVAVGRAGLTFDACVRAHQLPALVRLRQRAPETTVVLDHLGKPDIDDTWGSPSTTQWLEDLTTLAREPNTLIKLSGQGSATDPARTFDRAHPFVGAALEVFGPDRCMVGSDWPVSRRDGEPYEAWLDFVATSFGLTEAEQALVLRTNGATTYGIALD, encoded by the coding sequence GTGGTCACCTATCTCGACACGCACCTGCACTGCTGGGACCGACGACTCTTCTCCTACGACTGGCTCGACGGCACCCCGTTCCCCGAGCAGTTCACTCCGGCCGATCTGGCCGGCCAGAGCCCGGGCTCCCTGGGCGCGGTGTTCGTCGAGGCCGATCGCACCGCCGACCAGGCCCCGGCGGAGGCCCAGTGGGCCGCGCAGCTGCACGCAGGCGGCCCCGCCATCGCCGCGGTCGTGGCGTTCCTGCCCATCGAGCGCGGCGACGCCGTCGTCGCGGACCTCGACGTGCTGGGCCAGGTTGACAAGGTCACCGGTGTCCGCCGACTGCTGCAGGACGAGCCTGCCGAGTTCTTCGACGATCCCGCCGTCGCAGCCGGACTGGTCGCCGTCGGGCGCGCCGGGCTGACGTTCGACGCATGCGTCCGCGCCCACCAGCTCCCCGCGCTCGTACGTCTGAGGCAGCGCGCCCCCGAGACCACCGTGGTCCTCGACCACCTCGGCAAGCCGGACATCGACGACACCTGGGGCAGCCCGTCGACGACGCAATGGCTCGAGGACCTGACGACGCTGGCCCGGGAGCCGAACACCCTCATCAAGCTCTCCGGCCAGGGTTCGGCGACGGATCCAGCACGTACGTTCGACCGCGCGCACCCGTTCGTGGGTGCCGCCCTCGAGGTGTTCGGGCCGGACCGCTGCATGGTGGGCAGCGACTGGCCGGTGTCCCGCCGCGACGGTGAACCGTACGAGGCGTGGTTGGACTTCGTGGCCACCTCGTTCGGCCTGACGGAGGCGGAGCAGGCACTCGTGCTCCGCACCAACGGCGCCACGACGTACGGGATCGCGCTCGACTAG
- a CDS encoding L-rhamnose mutarotase, giving the protein MREPLRVCQTTQLRPGMRERYLELHAAVWDAVEAGIRAAHIENYSIFVRDDTLVAYFEYVGEDLAADLAVLDEDHEMQRWLELTDPCQLDPEPGEPGGPWRDLTLAWHLSGG; this is encoded by the coding sequence ATGAGGGAGCCGTTGCGGGTCTGCCAGACGACGCAGCTGCGACCCGGCATGCGCGAGCGCTACCTGGAGCTGCACGCGGCCGTCTGGGACGCCGTCGAGGCCGGGATCCGGGCCGCGCACATCGAGAACTACTCGATCTTCGTGCGCGACGACACGCTCGTGGCCTACTTCGAGTACGTCGGCGAAGACCTCGCCGCCGACCTCGCGGTGCTCGACGAGGACCATGAGATGCAGCGGTGGCTCGAGCTGACCGACCCGTGCCAGCTCGACCCCGAACCGGGCGAGCCGGGCGGTCCCTGGCGCGACCTCACCCTCGCCTGGCACCTCTCAGGGGGCTAG
- a CDS encoding mandelate racemase/muconate lactonizing enzyme family protein: MKITGYRELFTQHEWHRPVGDVNGVSVGTRTDVHVLILTTDEGYEGISVGPSSRSDLARVFPAIEGEDPRGVTALYDRMLSYVFKSGHTGSVFASIGAIDDALWDLKAKMAGEPLWRMLGGRTRFVPGYASGLEFGLADDEVHALYEQFAAAGFAQAKLKGGRNADDDIRRLRLVRDVLTTNSAQPAMMFDANESWHRSQAVRHIQRIEAEIDLTWIEEPVRRWDAHGLAEVRRSVRTGVATGENLTGLEQYRPLFDADAVDVVQFNSGWGTTNALRVAVAAHAHDLPVSPIGFTSIIAHAASTMPNHLTTEVQDLGQPIGVHIDQEIADGGIVLGNSPGAGITLDEALIEKLPVGQGWATPAGPHVRPERAGLRMVPGEPGAPDITWLGA; the protein is encoded by the coding sequence ATGAAGATCACCGGCTACCGCGAGCTCTTCACGCAGCACGAGTGGCACCGCCCGGTCGGCGACGTCAACGGCGTGAGCGTCGGGACCCGCACCGACGTGCACGTCCTGATCCTCACCACGGACGAGGGCTACGAGGGCATCAGCGTCGGCCCGTCGAGCCGGAGCGACCTCGCCCGGGTCTTCCCCGCGATCGAGGGCGAGGACCCCCGCGGCGTCACGGCGCTCTACGACCGCATGCTGTCGTACGTCTTCAAGTCCGGGCACACCGGCAGCGTGTTCGCGTCGATCGGTGCGATCGACGACGCGCTCTGGGACCTCAAGGCGAAGATGGCCGGCGAGCCCCTGTGGCGGATGCTCGGCGGCCGCACGCGGTTCGTGCCCGGCTACGCGTCCGGCCTCGAGTTCGGCCTCGCCGACGACGAGGTGCACGCGCTCTACGAGCAGTTCGCCGCCGCCGGCTTCGCCCAGGCGAAGCTCAAGGGTGGGCGCAACGCCGACGACGACATCCGCCGGCTCCGCCTCGTACGGGACGTGCTCACCACGAACTCCGCCCAGCCCGCCATGATGTTCGACGCCAACGAGTCGTGGCACCGCTCGCAGGCGGTGCGGCACATCCAGCGGATCGAGGCCGAGATCGACCTGACCTGGATCGAGGAGCCCGTACGCCGTTGGGACGCGCACGGCCTGGCGGAGGTGCGCAGGAGCGTCAGGACCGGCGTCGCGACCGGCGAGAACCTGACGGGTCTCGAGCAGTACCGCCCGCTGTTCGACGCCGACGCCGTCGACGTGGTGCAGTTCAACAGCGGGTGGGGGACCACCAACGCGCTGCGCGTCGCGGTGGCGGCGCATGCGCACGACCTGCCGGTGAGCCCGATCGGCTTCACGTCGATCATCGCGCACGCGGCGAGCACCATGCCGAACCACCTGACCACCGAGGTCCAGGACCTCGGGCAACCCATCGGGGTGCACATCGACCAGGAGATCGCCGACGGCGGCATCGTGCTGGGCAACTCTCCGGGCGCGGGCATCACGCTGGACGAGGCGCTGATCGAGAAGCTGCCGGTCGGCCAGGGCTGGGCGACACCCGCGGGCCCGCACGTACGGCCGGAGCGCGCAGGCCTCCGCATGGTCCCGGGCGAGCCGGGTGCCCCCGACATCACGTGGCTCGGAGCATGA
- a CDS encoding carbohydrate ABC transporter permease codes for MIGLVLVVATLFFIVPLAWLLIATTKTEHELAVRTPFAIGSWDTFTTNVRQLFDFQSGAVVQWIRNSAYYSIAALVITLAISIPAGYALALTEFRFRRTLMVTTLVVMLMPNTALVLPVFLEMNKVGLVGQPLSVILPFSFYPFGVYLTYIYFSSSIPRNLLAAARLDGCSEVQVFTRIALPLASPVVALVAFFSFVQNWNNYFLPFVMLPSSDSYPMQVGLSTLLSSTPAFNPSAAGSESMHLPTLALATIVSMLPVLILFLFSQRFLVAGMTAGGVKE; via the coding sequence ATGATCGGGCTCGTCCTCGTCGTGGCGACGCTGTTCTTCATCGTGCCCCTGGCCTGGCTGCTCATCGCGACGACCAAGACCGAGCACGAGCTGGCCGTGCGTACGCCGTTCGCGATCGGCTCGTGGGACACGTTCACGACCAACGTGCGCCAGCTGTTCGACTTCCAGTCCGGCGCGGTCGTGCAGTGGATCCGCAACTCGGCCTACTACTCGATCGCGGCGCTCGTCATCACCCTCGCCATCTCGATCCCGGCCGGCTACGCGCTCGCCCTGACCGAGTTCCGCTTCCGCCGCACGCTCATGGTGACCACGCTCGTCGTGATGCTGATGCCCAACACGGCGTTGGTGCTGCCGGTGTTCCTCGAGATGAACAAGGTCGGCCTGGTCGGCCAGCCGTTGTCGGTGATCCTGCCGTTCTCGTTCTATCCCTTCGGCGTCTACCTGACCTACATCTACTTCTCGTCGAGCATCCCGCGGAACCTGCTCGCCGCGGCACGCCTGGACGGCTGCAGCGAGGTGCAGGTCTTCACCCGCATCGCGCTGCCGCTGGCCTCGCCGGTCGTGGCCCTCGTGGCGTTCTTCAGCTTCGTGCAGAACTGGAACAACTACTTCCTGCCGTTCGTCATGCTGCCGTCGAGCGACAGCTATCCGATGCAGGTCGGCCTCTCGACGCTGCTGTCGTCCACGCCGGCGTTCAACCCCAGCGCGGCCGGGTCGGAGTCGATGCACCTGCCGACGCTCGCGCTCGCGACGATCGTGTCGATGCTGCCGGTCCTGATCCTGTTCCTGTTCTCGCAACGCTTCCTGGTGGCGGGCATGACGGCCGGGGGAGTCAAGGAATGA
- a CDS encoding carbohydrate ABC transporter permease, whose amino-acid sequence MTEVTTTQSAGPETPGRPAAADHHPHPKEAARMTKVRKGRTRSIGALFVTPYALFMLAFGVLPALYAIYLSVTDVDGGFTPTANFSKVIGDFRFFAAARHVAFFLGIWLAALLVLVVFLAIVVHAIRARWLSASARLFFYLPGALAGASSVMLWLFVLDPVASPAGPLLRAMGMDSFTNVIQPDHLPLIFAIIAFWTGAGGWIIVMYGALNNISTEIMEAARIDGANPVQVAIHIQLPLLRKWIAYMAVLSLAAGTQLFVEPSLLSQASNAVVPNDYSLNQLAYQYAFDLNDFNGSAAISVLLLIVALVLSAVFVTKGGLFETEDV is encoded by the coding sequence ATGACTGAGGTGACCACCACGCAGTCGGCCGGCCCGGAGACCCCGGGCCGGCCGGCGGCCGCCGATCACCACCCACATCCGAAGGAGGCGGCACGGATGACCAAGGTTCGCAAGGGCCGCACGCGATCGATCGGTGCGCTGTTCGTGACGCCGTACGCGTTGTTCATGCTGGCGTTCGGCGTCCTGCCGGCGCTCTACGCGATCTACCTGTCCGTGACCGATGTCGACGGCGGGTTCACGCCGACCGCCAACTTCTCGAAGGTCATCGGCGACTTCAGGTTCTTCGCCGCCGCCCGGCACGTCGCGTTCTTCCTCGGGATCTGGCTCGCGGCGCTGCTCGTGCTCGTGGTCTTCCTCGCGATCGTCGTGCACGCCATCCGGGCCCGCTGGCTGAGTGCCAGCGCCCGGCTCTTCTTCTACCTGCCCGGCGCCCTGGCGGGGGCCTCGAGCGTGATGCTGTGGCTGTTCGTGCTCGATCCGGTCGCCAGCCCCGCTGGTCCGCTGCTGCGCGCGATGGGCATGGACAGCTTCACCAACGTCATCCAGCCCGATCACCTCCCGCTGATCTTCGCCATCATCGCGTTCTGGACGGGTGCGGGCGGCTGGATCATCGTGATGTACGGCGCGCTCAACAACATCTCGACCGAGATCATGGAGGCGGCCCGCATCGACGGCGCCAACCCGGTCCAGGTCGCGATCCACATCCAGCTGCCGCTGCTGCGCAAGTGGATCGCCTACATGGCGGTCCTGTCGCTCGCGGCCGGCACCCAGCTGTTCGTCGAGCCCTCCCTGCTGTCGCAGGCGAGCAACGCCGTCGTCCCGAACGACTACTCGCTCAACCAGCTCGCCTATCAGTACGCGTTCGACCTGAACGACTTCAACGGCTCCGCGGCGATCTCCGTGCTGCTTCTCATCGTCGCCCTGGTGCTGTCTGCCGTGTTCGTCACCAAGGGCGGCCTGTTCGAAACCGAGGACGTATGA